A window of Mycolicibacterium fluoranthenivorans contains these coding sequences:
- a CDS encoding cupredoxin domain-containing protein: protein MFTPRRHIGVMITAITLAGCAAPAAPSDPTVDFAPNGGTSVGMPGMPGMSAAAPLPQAGTATSAPPVAGTKVTITNFAFTPATLKVMPGETVVWTNQDEEPHTVVAQDNSFHSPGLDANGTYTFTFTNAGTFDYICSIHPFMHGTVVVAP from the coding sequence ATGTTTACACCCCGACGCCATATCGGCGTCATGATCACCGCGATCACGCTGGCCGGGTGTGCCGCCCCGGCGGCGCCCTCAGATCCCACCGTCGACTTCGCCCCCAACGGCGGGACGTCGGTGGGTATGCCCGGCATGCCGGGCATGAGCGCCGCGGCCCCACTACCGCAGGCCGGCACGGCGACGTCGGCCCCGCCCGTGGCCGGCACCAAGGTCACCATCACCAATTTCGCGTTCACACCCGCCACCCTGAAGGTCATGCCGGGTGAGACGGTGGTCTGGACGAACCAGGACGAGGAGCCGCATACCGTTGTTGCCCAAGACAACTCGTTTCATTCTCCCGGTCTGGACGCCAACGGGACCTACACGTTCACGTTCACCAACGCCGGCACGTTCGACTACATCTGCAGCATCCACCCGTTCATGCACGGCACCGTGGTGGTGGCACCGTGA
- a CDS encoding metallophosphoesterase family protein, with product MTRRQLMRHSAWFGAAVGLAVVGGEVLSHVAGAPADAKATRPGLRFAQISDSHLGFNGTANPDVVGSFGRAITQINNLGYTPDFVIHTGDLTHLATPAQFDQVKQMMTGIDTPHIFTVPGEHDSVDDAGQKYRAAFGAGGRGDGWYSFDIAGVHVLGLVNTLNLKKLGHLGTDQLEFIEKDLAPLSSDTPIIVFSHIPLFAMYPDWGWGTDDSAQALSYMSRFASVTCLNGHVHQLFSKTEGNVTFYSGTTTAYPLPHPGDGPAPKPLTLPAGRLQDALGIREVTYTPGDRALALKEEKLL from the coding sequence ATGACCCGCCGCCAGCTGATGAGGCACAGTGCCTGGTTCGGTGCGGCCGTCGGCCTGGCCGTCGTCGGTGGCGAAGTGCTCTCCCACGTGGCCGGCGCCCCCGCGGATGCCAAGGCCACCCGGCCCGGCCTGCGGTTCGCGCAGATCAGCGACAGTCACCTCGGCTTCAACGGGACGGCCAACCCCGATGTCGTCGGTTCGTTTGGCCGTGCGATCACCCAGATCAACAACCTGGGCTACACCCCCGATTTCGTCATCCACACCGGAGACCTCACGCATCTGGCCACACCGGCGCAGTTCGATCAGGTGAAGCAGATGATGACGGGGATCGACACCCCGCACATCTTCACCGTGCCCGGGGAACACGATTCGGTCGACGACGCCGGCCAGAAGTACCGGGCCGCGTTCGGTGCTGGCGGCCGGGGCGACGGCTGGTACAGCTTCGACATCGCGGGCGTACACGTGCTGGGTCTGGTGAACACGCTCAATCTCAAGAAGCTCGGCCATCTCGGGACCGATCAACTGGAGTTCATCGAGAAAGACCTTGCGCCGCTGTCCTCGGACACCCCGATCATCGTGTTCAGCCATATCCCGCTGTTCGCGATGTACCCCGACTGGGGTTGGGGCACCGATGATTCCGCGCAAGCGCTGAGCTATATGAGCCGCTTCGCCTCGGTGACGTGCCTGAACGGTCATGTGCACCAGCTGTTTTCCAAGACCGAAGGCAACGTGACCTTCTACAGCGGTACCACCACCGCCTATCCGCTACCCCACCCCGGCGATGGCCCCGCGCCCAAGCCACTCACCCTGCCGGCCGGTCGACTCCAGGATGCGCTGGGTATCCGCGAAGTCACCTACACCCCGGGCGACCGGGCGCTGGCACTCAAAGAGGAGAAGCTGCTGTGA
- a CDS encoding fatty acyl-AMP ligase encodes MSRFTETMFHNARTSPHGMVTGEPDAPVRHSWADVHERACRVAGGLAAAGIGHADAVAVLAGAPVEIAPTAQAVWMRGASLTMLHQPTPRTDLLRWAEETIGVIDMISAKAVIVSDPFMAAAPVLAERGLTVLTVEALLAHAPTGPTATGEDDIALMQLTSGSTGSPKAVQISHANIVANAEAMMIGCRFDLDTDVIVSWLPCFHDMGMTGYLTVPMYVGAELVKVTPVDFLRDTLLWARLIDKYKGTMTAAPNFAYKVFAKRLRGQATPGDFDLSSLRWALSGAEQVDPFDVEDLCDAGAPFGLRPEAIIPAYGMAETTVAVSFSPCGGGMLVDEVDADLLTLLHRAVPATHGRTRRLVNLGRPLSGLELRVVDEDGGVLGPRGVGVIEVRGGPVTKGYLTEAGFLAAQDARGWYDTGDLGYLTECGDVVVCGRLKDVIIMAGRNIYPTDIERAACRVPGVRPGCSVAVRLDAGLSRETFAVAVESTKHDQPDDVRRIERLVAHEVVAEVDVRPRNVVVLEPGTIPKTPSGKLRRAHALSLVS; translated from the coding sequence GTGAGCCGATTCACCGAAACCATGTTCCACAACGCCCGCACCAGCCCACACGGGATGGTGACCGGGGAACCGGACGCACCCGTGCGGCACAGCTGGGCCGACGTGCATGAGCGGGCCTGTCGGGTCGCCGGCGGCCTCGCCGCGGCGGGTATCGGGCACGCCGACGCCGTGGCGGTACTGGCGGGCGCTCCGGTCGAGATCGCTCCCACCGCGCAAGCGGTGTGGATGCGCGGCGCCAGCCTGACCATGCTGCACCAGCCCACGCCGCGCACCGATCTGCTGCGCTGGGCCGAGGAGACCATCGGTGTGATCGACATGATCTCGGCGAAAGCAGTCATCGTCTCCGATCCGTTCATGGCGGCCGCGCCGGTCCTGGCGGAGCGCGGTCTGACGGTGCTGACCGTCGAGGCGCTGCTGGCGCATGCCCCGACCGGGCCCACCGCGACGGGTGAGGACGATATTGCGCTGATGCAGCTGACTTCGGGCTCGACGGGGTCCCCCAAGGCCGTTCAGATCAGCCACGCCAATATCGTCGCCAATGCCGAGGCGATGATGATCGGCTGCCGGTTCGATCTCGACACCGACGTCATCGTCAGTTGGCTGCCGTGTTTCCACGACATGGGCATGACGGGCTACCTGACCGTGCCGATGTACGTCGGTGCCGAATTGGTCAAGGTCACGCCGGTGGACTTCCTGCGCGACACGTTGCTGTGGGCCAGGCTCATCGACAAGTACAAGGGCACGATGACGGCGGCCCCGAACTTCGCCTACAAGGTGTTCGCCAAGCGGCTGCGCGGGCAGGCCACTCCCGGTGATTTCGACCTGTCCTCGTTGCGCTGGGCCCTCTCGGGTGCCGAACAGGTCGATCCGTTCGACGTCGAGGACCTCTGCGATGCGGGGGCTCCGTTCGGATTGCGGCCGGAGGCGATCATTCCCGCCTACGGAATGGCCGAGACAACGGTGGCGGTGTCATTCTCGCCGTGCGGTGGCGGCATGCTCGTCGATGAGGTCGACGCGGATCTGTTGACCCTGCTGCACCGAGCAGTTCCCGCCACACACGGGCGCACCCGACGACTGGTCAACCTGGGCCGGCCGCTGAGTGGCCTGGAACTGCGCGTCGTCGATGAGGACGGCGGTGTGCTCGGGCCTCGCGGAGTCGGGGTCATCGAGGTGCGCGGCGGGCCGGTGACCAAGGGTTACCTCACCGAAGCGGGTTTCCTGGCGGCACAGGACGCCCGGGGCTGGTACGACACCGGCGATCTGGGTTACCTCACCGAGTGCGGCGACGTCGTGGTGTGCGGCCGGCTCAAGGACGTCATCATCATGGCCGGGCGCAACATCTACCCCACCGATATCGAACGTGCCGCCTGTCGGGTGCCGGGGGTTCGGCCGGGATGTTCGGTTGCCGTGCGCCTCGACGCCGGGCTGTCCCGTGAGACATTCGCGGTCGCAGTGGAATCCACGAAACATGACCAGCCGGACGACGTACGCCGTATCGAGCGTCTGGTGGCGCACGAGGTGGTCGCAGAGGTGGATGTCCGGCCGCGCAACGTGGTGGTGCTCGAGCCCGGCACGATCCCGAAGACTCCGTCGGGCAAGTTGCGGCGTGCTCATGCGTTGAGCCTCGTGAGCTGA
- a CDS encoding Rieske (2Fe-2S) protein, with product MNRRGTRKYIDDLLAGRRPRPFNPDDFEADQIRTAIELSAGRPGADAPRPEFLDGLKAKLAAEMSGSVPVAGTNAAKAHAATRRQVIVGTTAAATAAVAAVSVDRLLLQPDAPPNPDGGEVVPTDGQWRQVAASADVADGAVYPFDLGSVSGFVRRTQGRVEAVSGVCTHQGCKLWFDRPADQLRCPCHLTSFSPAGQVLIHALPTAPKPLPHFDVRERDGVIEVLAPPPSGPV from the coding sequence ATGAACCGGCGAGGTACCCGCAAGTACATCGACGATCTACTCGCCGGACGTCGTCCGAGACCGTTCAACCCCGACGATTTCGAAGCCGACCAGATCCGCACCGCGATCGAATTGAGCGCCGGCCGGCCGGGCGCAGACGCCCCACGCCCGGAGTTCCTCGACGGTCTGAAGGCGAAGTTGGCAGCCGAGATGTCGGGATCCGTGCCGGTCGCGGGAACCAACGCCGCGAAAGCTCACGCAGCGACCCGTCGGCAAGTCATCGTCGGCACCACCGCTGCGGCGACGGCCGCGGTCGCCGCGGTGTCGGTGGACCGGTTGCTGCTCCAGCCCGACGCGCCGCCCAACCCCGATGGGGGCGAGGTGGTTCCCACCGACGGGCAGTGGCGGCAGGTCGCGGCGAGTGCCGACGTCGCCGACGGTGCCGTGTACCCGTTCGACCTGGGCTCGGTCAGTGGATTCGTGCGGCGGACACAAGGCCGGGTGGAAGCCGTGTCCGGGGTGTGCACGCATCAGGGTTGCAAACTGTGGTTCGACCGGCCCGCCGATCAGTTGCGCTGCCCATGCCATCTGACCTCGTTCTCGCCGGCCGGGCAGGTGCTCATCCATGCCTTGCCGACGGCACCGAAGCCTCTCCCGCACTTCGATGTTCGCGAGCGGGACGGGGTCATCGAGGTGTTGGCGCCTCCGCCGAGCGGACCGGTATAG
- a CDS encoding cytochrome P450 codes for MTTLTGHSASEHGKVLADPSAYADDERLHANLAWLRANEPVAWVDNPPYRPFWAITKHTDIMAIERDNTLFVSGPRPLLMPAGSDDALRAQQEAGIGLRTLVHMDDPHHRDIRKIGADWFRPKAMRDLKIRVDELAKRYVDLMRDNGPECDFVTEVAVNYPLYVILSLLGLPEADFPRMLKLTQELFGGDDAEHKRGAGGSEDILAVLMDFFTYFAALTASRRENPTGDLASAIANGTIDGQPLSDMDTVSYYVIVASAGHDTTKDAISGGLRALIDHPAELARLKADPGLLPTAIEEMIRWTTPVKEFMRTATADTEVRGVPIAAGESVYLAYASGNRDEEVFADPFRFDIGREPNKHVSFGYGVHYCLGAALARMEMTSLFGELLPRLESIELAGAPELSATTFVGGLKHLPIRYSLR; via the coding sequence ATGACGACGTTGACCGGTCACAGCGCCAGTGAGCATGGGAAGGTGTTGGCCGATCCGTCGGCCTACGCCGATGACGAAAGGCTGCACGCCAATCTGGCCTGGTTGCGCGCCAACGAGCCGGTGGCGTGGGTGGACAACCCGCCCTACCGTCCGTTCTGGGCGATCACCAAGCACACCGACATCATGGCGATCGAGCGCGACAACACTCTGTTCGTCAGCGGGCCCCGGCCGCTGCTGATGCCGGCGGGCAGTGACGACGCGCTCAGGGCCCAGCAGGAGGCGGGCATCGGACTGCGCACCCTGGTGCACATGGACGACCCGCACCACCGCGACATCCGCAAGATCGGTGCGGATTGGTTCCGGCCGAAAGCCATGCGCGACCTGAAGATTCGCGTCGACGAGCTCGCCAAACGGTACGTCGACCTGATGCGCGACAACGGGCCGGAATGCGATTTCGTCACCGAGGTCGCGGTCAACTACCCGCTGTATGTGATCCTGTCCTTGCTCGGACTTCCCGAAGCGGACTTTCCGCGCATGCTCAAACTCACGCAGGAACTGTTCGGCGGCGACGATGCCGAGCACAAGCGCGGCGCCGGCGGAAGTGAAGACATCCTCGCGGTGCTCATGGATTTCTTCACCTACTTCGCGGCACTGACCGCCTCGCGGCGGGAGAACCCCACCGGCGATCTGGCCTCGGCCATCGCCAACGGCACCATCGACGGCCAGCCGCTGTCGGACATGGACACCGTCTCGTATTACGTGATCGTGGCCAGCGCCGGCCACGACACCACCAAGGACGCCATCTCCGGCGGCCTGCGCGCGTTGATCGACCATCCCGCCGAACTGGCCCGGCTGAAGGCAGACCCCGGCCTCCTGCCTACCGCGATCGAGGAGATGATCCGCTGGACCACCCCGGTGAAGGAGTTCATGCGGACCGCCACGGCCGACACCGAGGTCCGCGGCGTCCCGATCGCCGCCGGCGAATCGGTATACCTGGCCTACGCGTCGGGCAATCGCGATGAGGAGGTCTTCGCCGACCCGTTCCGGTTCGACATCGGTCGCGAACCGAACAAGCACGTGTCCTTCGGCTACGGAGTGCACTACTGTCTGGGCGCTGCGCTGGCCCGGATGGAGATGACCAGCTTGTTCGGCGAGCTACTCCCCCGGCTGGAGTCGATCGAGTTGGCCGGCGCGCCCGAGCTGTCGGCCACCACCTTCGTCGGTGGCCTCAAGCACCTGCCCATCCGGTACTCGTTGCGCTGA
- a CDS encoding DMT family transporter, with protein sequence MSARGWLLFAAMSVIWGIPYLLIKIALEGLSVPVLVLARTLIGAVVLLPLALSRANIRCVLAHGKPVLAFAFFEIIAAWLLLSNAERHLSSSTTGLLIAASPIIAAVLDRFSGGTHRLSAIRSTGLAVGLTGVAVLAGPGLSGGGAWPVAQVLLVATCYAIAPLIAARYLADVPALPLTASCLALAALVYAVPAALSWPTEVPGTRVLVATALLAVVCTALAFVVFFALIREVGPTRAVVFTYVNPAVALAAGVIVLAEPLTVFNVAGLALVLVGSVLATRQSAAEPPR encoded by the coding sequence GTGAGTGCACGTGGTTGGCTGCTGTTCGCTGCCATGAGCGTGATCTGGGGGATTCCCTACCTGCTGATCAAGATTGCACTCGAGGGGCTTTCGGTTCCCGTACTCGTGTTGGCCCGCACCTTGATCGGCGCCGTCGTGCTGCTGCCACTGGCGCTGTCGCGGGCCAACATTCGCTGTGTGCTTGCCCATGGGAAACCAGTGCTGGCTTTCGCGTTCTTCGAGATCATCGCCGCGTGGTTGTTGTTGTCGAATGCCGAACGACACCTCAGCAGCTCCACGACCGGCCTGCTCATCGCGGCGTCGCCGATCATCGCGGCGGTGCTGGACCGGTTCAGTGGTGGCACCCACCGCCTCAGCGCCATCCGGTCAACCGGCCTGGCAGTCGGGCTCACCGGTGTGGCGGTGCTGGCAGGCCCCGGTCTTTCCGGCGGGGGTGCCTGGCCGGTCGCCCAGGTACTGCTGGTGGCCACCTGCTATGCCATTGCCCCGCTCATCGCCGCCCGCTATCTCGCCGATGTCCCAGCGCTTCCACTGACCGCAAGTTGCCTTGCACTCGCGGCACTGGTGTATGCCGTGCCCGCGGCCCTGTCGTGGCCCACCGAAGTCCCCGGCACGCGTGTGCTGGTGGCCACCGCCCTGCTCGCCGTGGTGTGCACCGCACTGGCCTTCGTCGTGTTCTTCGCGTTGATTCGTGAAGTGGGACCGACCCGCGCAGTGGTGTTCACCTATGTGAATCCCGCTGTGGCCCTGGCCGCCGGTGTGATCGTCCTTGCCGAGCCACTGACGGTGTTCAACGTCGCCGGCCTGGCACTGGTCCTCGTCGGCTCGGTGCTGGCCACCCGTCAGTCCGCTGCGGAACCGCCACGGTAG
- a CDS encoding DUF6131 family protein translates to MIVLGIILIVLGLLLPSLVPTFAFAHIVLVIGVILLVVGLLLMLMGRMGHAVGGRRHYY, encoded by the coding sequence ATGATCGTTCTCGGCATCATCCTCATCGTCCTGGGCCTGCTGCTGCCCAGCCTTGTTCCCACCTTCGCTTTCGCCCACATCGTTTTGGTGATCGGGGTCATCCTGCTGGTCGTCGGCCTACTGCTGATGCTCATGGGGCGGATGGGGCATGCGGTCGGCGGCCGTCGCCACTACTACTAG
- a CDS encoding TetR/AcrR family transcriptional regulator: protein MGRPRVPLLSRDRIRDAALEMIDLDGLDGLSMRKLATVLGVQAASLYKHYPTKDDVLDDVASRVVGEVRTSAFDEGADWAVGLADWARSYRAALAAHPNLVPYLAGGIGQRDASLRIADVVHGGLVRAGWPPRDATLIGAATRSLVLGSTVGSFSRGFADDVQVYRDRYPHMNQAHLLRGKADEIDTASFELALTSFIDGLGARFEAIGERRRRRRMAPWAP from the coding sequence ATGGGCCGGCCCCGCGTGCCCCTGCTCAGCCGCGATCGCATCCGCGACGCCGCTCTGGAGATGATCGATCTGGACGGCCTGGACGGCTTGTCGATGCGAAAGCTGGCCACTGTCCTCGGGGTGCAGGCCGCGTCGCTGTACAAGCACTACCCCACCAAGGACGACGTACTCGACGACGTCGCCAGCCGAGTGGTCGGCGAGGTTCGGACCAGCGCATTCGACGAGGGCGCCGACTGGGCCGTGGGGCTGGCGGACTGGGCGCGTTCCTACCGGGCCGCCCTGGCCGCGCACCCCAATCTGGTGCCCTATCTCGCCGGCGGTATCGGCCAACGCGACGCAAGCCTCCGGATCGCCGACGTCGTACATGGTGGATTGGTGCGTGCCGGCTGGCCTCCGCGGGATGCGACCCTGATCGGTGCGGCGACCCGTTCACTGGTACTGGGCTCCACGGTCGGCTCGTTCTCCCGCGGATTCGCCGACGATGTGCAGGTTTACCGCGATCGCTACCCGCATATGAACCAGGCCCACCTGCTGCGCGGCAAGGCCGATGAAATCGACACGGCCAGCTTCGAATTGGCGCTCACGTCCTTCATCGATGGCCTCGGAGCGCGCTTCGAGGCCATCGGGGAGCGCAGGCGCCGGCGGCGCATGGCACCATGGGCGCCATGA
- a CDS encoding RNA polymerase sigma factor gives MTRPERGRQQPNLRLVSESCYPNWEALYEDNATWVYRTIFAKVGNQADAEDLTSEVFLAVMRPLRLTASIAEVRAYLRTTARTVLAAHWRATLGREITSIEDVAAPPESEAAISTAPQRVAAVLEALPDTYRKVLELRFLHGRAVREVATEMGISLANAKVLQHRALRLAAQLNEGGAR, from the coding sequence GTGACGCGACCTGAGCGTGGGCGGCAGCAACCGAACCTGCGGCTGGTATCCGAGTCGTGCTACCCGAATTGGGAAGCCCTCTACGAAGACAATGCCACGTGGGTCTACCGCACCATCTTCGCCAAGGTGGGCAACCAGGCCGACGCCGAGGACCTCACCTCGGAGGTGTTTCTGGCTGTCATGCGACCGCTGCGGCTGACGGCCAGCATCGCCGAGGTGCGCGCATACCTGCGCACCACCGCCCGGACCGTCCTGGCCGCGCACTGGCGAGCCACCTTGGGCCGGGAGATCACCTCCATCGAAGACGTGGCAGCGCCGCCGGAGAGCGAAGCGGCGATCAGCACGGCCCCGCAACGGGTGGCCGCGGTGCTCGAGGCGCTGCCGGACACGTACCGGAAGGTCCTGGAGTTGCGATTCCTGCACGGCCGCGCCGTGCGAGAGGTGGCCACCGAGATGGGGATCAGCCTGGCCAATGCCAAGGTGTTGCAACACCGCGCGCTGCGGTTGGCGGCTCAACTCAACGAGGGAGGGGCCCGATGA
- a CDS encoding acyl-CoA dehydrogenase family protein yields the protein MRRTVFSSEHEDFRAMIRAFIESEVTPVYDKWFEEGIAPRDFYYKLGELGIFGIEIPAEYGGAGLDSYKFQAIITEECARAGVSFGGSSVHIGLCLPYLKALATEEQKQRWYPGMLSGETMFAIAMTEPGTGSDLAGMRTTAKPSDDGTHYVLNGSKTFITGGVHADRVIVCARTAPPREDDRRFGITLLVVDTKSAGYQVGRKLDKLGLRVSDTAELNFTDVIVPAEDVLGEVDMGFSYLGQNLPRERLGIAVGAYAQAKAAVRFATQYTKDRTVFGKPVAAFQNTKFELAACQADVDALEAVVDRAMEAHDLDELTPADAASAKLFCTDVAARVIDRCLQLHGGYGYINEYPIARLYADNRVSRIYGGTSEVMKMIIAKNMGL from the coding sequence ATGCGCAGGACCGTTTTCAGCTCTGAACACGAGGACTTCCGCGCCATGATCCGGGCGTTCATCGAGTCCGAGGTCACGCCGGTCTACGACAAATGGTTCGAAGAGGGCATCGCGCCACGCGACTTCTACTACAAGCTCGGCGAGCTGGGGATCTTCGGTATCGAGATCCCGGCCGAGTACGGCGGTGCCGGGCTCGACTCGTACAAGTTCCAGGCCATCATCACCGAGGAATGTGCCCGCGCCGGGGTGTCCTTCGGCGGCTCCAGTGTGCACATCGGCCTCTGCCTGCCCTACCTGAAGGCCCTGGCGACCGAAGAGCAGAAGCAGCGCTGGTACCCGGGCATGCTGAGCGGCGAGACCATGTTCGCCATCGCGATGACCGAACCCGGTACCGGATCAGACCTGGCCGGAATGCGCACCACCGCAAAACCTTCTGATGACGGCACCCACTATGTACTGAACGGGTCGAAGACGTTCATCACCGGTGGCGTCCATGCCGACCGCGTGATCGTCTGCGCGCGCACCGCGCCGCCGCGCGAGGACGACCGCCGCTTCGGCATCACCCTGCTCGTCGTGGACACCAAGTCCGCCGGCTATCAGGTCGGACGCAAGCTCGACAAGCTCGGTCTTCGGGTGTCCGATACGGCCGAACTCAACTTCACCGACGTGATCGTCCCCGCCGAAGACGTGCTCGGCGAGGTCGACATGGGCTTCTCCTACCTGGGCCAGAACCTGCCGCGCGAACGCCTCGGCATCGCCGTCGGCGCCTACGCTCAGGCCAAGGCCGCGGTGCGGTTCGCCACCCAGTACACCAAAGACCGCACCGTCTTCGGCAAGCCGGTCGCCGCGTTCCAGAACACCAAGTTCGAACTGGCGGCCTGCCAGGCGGACGTCGACGCCCTCGAGGCGGTGGTCGACCGGGCGATGGAGGCGCACGATCTCGATGAACTGACCCCGGCCGACGCAGCCTCCGCCAAATTGTTCTGCACCGACGTCGCAGCCCGCGTCATCGATCGTTGCCTGCAGCTGCACGGCGGCTACGGGTATATCAACGAATATCCGATCGCCCGCCTGTACGCCGACAACCGTGTCAGCCGTATCTATGGCGGCACCAGCGAGGTCATGAAGATGATCATCGCGAAGAACATGGGCCTCTGA
- a CDS encoding MarR family winged helix-turn-helix transcriptional regulator yields the protein MADPPPFSPTIGLLTVSRVWEAALTEALKPLGLTTRKYGLLGHIRGMPGISFSELARRSRITVQSAHTAVAAFVEAGLVDDGTAHAGAASTLHTTAAGDALLARAAEVVARLDTDFATQHPGLTDALRAYVAGLFPPSP from the coding sequence ATGGCAGACCCGCCTCCCTTCAGCCCGACGATCGGTCTCCTCACCGTCAGCAGGGTCTGGGAGGCCGCACTGACCGAAGCACTGAAGCCGCTCGGACTCACCACCCGCAAGTACGGACTCCTGGGCCACATCCGGGGGATGCCGGGCATCTCGTTCAGCGAGCTCGCCCGGCGCTCACGGATTACCGTGCAGAGCGCACATACCGCGGTCGCAGCCTTCGTCGAAGCGGGGTTGGTCGACGACGGCACGGCGCATGCGGGTGCCGCCTCGACGCTGCACACGACCGCAGCGGGTGACGCACTGTTGGCCCGGGCCGCCGAGGTGGTGGCCCGGCTCGACACGGACTTCGCCACGCAGCACCCCGGGCTGACCGACGCGTTGCGGGCGTACGTGGCGGGACTGTTCCCACCGTCTCCATAA
- a CDS encoding TetR/AcrR family transcriptional regulator — protein MMQTPMGPPGPGRSEDGAGGPITRVAVLAKALEIIDREGVDALSMRRLGEAVGRDPMALYRHVPNKAAVLDGVVELVFEQLSLDTSASDWVAALRRLGHDFRDLAHRHPHVVPLLVTRPLATPLGMRPPGILRHLEEVLALLTAAGFTGADALHIYRALFGFLYGHVLTELQEIVERPEETDHVLRLGLHRLPIGEFPNIRDLAPAWASYDGLAELNRGLDILLSGLASRLA, from the coding sequence ATGATGCAAACACCGATGGGTCCGCCCGGTCCGGGCCGGTCCGAGGACGGCGCGGGTGGGCCGATCACCCGCGTCGCAGTTCTGGCCAAGGCCCTGGAGATCATCGACCGGGAAGGTGTCGACGCGCTGTCGATGCGCCGACTCGGTGAGGCGGTCGGGCGCGACCCGATGGCGCTCTACCGCCACGTCCCGAACAAGGCTGCCGTACTGGACGGGGTCGTCGAGCTGGTCTTCGAGCAGCTATCGCTGGACACGTCGGCATCGGATTGGGTTGCGGCACTTCGCCGTCTCGGCCACGACTTTCGCGATCTGGCGCACCGCCATCCCCACGTGGTGCCCCTGCTGGTGACGCGCCCACTTGCGACACCATTGGGGATGCGGCCACCGGGGATTTTGCGTCACCTCGAAGAGGTCCTGGCGTTGTTGACCGCGGCAGGGTTCACCGGAGCCGACGCTTTGCACATCTACCGGGCGTTGTTCGGCTTCCTCTACGGCCATGTACTGACCGAATTGCAGGAGATCGTGGAACGGCCCGAGGAAACCGATCACGTCCTGCGGCTCGGGCTGCACCGGCTGCCGATCGGCGAGTTCCCCAACATCCGTGACCTCGCGCCCGCGTGGGCCTCCTACGACGGACTGGCCGAACTGAACCGCGGACTCGACATTCTGCTCAGCGGACTGGCCAGCCGGCTCGCGTGA
- a CDS encoding rhodanese-like domain-containing protein: MSFRHFLHRPPSVTAVDAVRLVAEGALVVDVRRYFEWNRVHIPDAVHIPLEALSDRCLELPEDRLIIAFCTGGLRSAGAANLLVENGFDAVNMSGGLVHWRAAGGALTPGR; the protein is encoded by the coding sequence ATGAGCTTTCGGCACTTCCTGCATCGGCCGCCATCTGTCACCGCGGTGGACGCGGTCCGGCTGGTCGCCGAGGGCGCACTCGTGGTCGACGTCAGGCGGTATTTCGAATGGAACCGCGTCCACATTCCCGATGCGGTGCACATTCCACTGGAAGCCCTGTCGGACCGATGCCTCGAACTGCCCGAGGACCGGTTGATCATCGCGTTCTGCACTGGCGGGCTTCGGTCTGCGGGTGCGGCGAACCTGTTGGTGGAGAACGGTTTCGACGCGGTGAACATGAGCGGTGGCCTGGTGCACTGGCGTGCCGCAGGTGGTGCACTGACCCCTGGCCGATAG